From the genome of Apostichopus japonicus isolate 1M-3 chromosome 17, ASM3797524v1, whole genome shotgun sequence:
tttatataaaagaaaataccaaGAAAACACAAAGCAAAAGGACACACAAAGGGGTTTAACAGAACTGGGAATGGAAACATTAATACAAAGCTCATAACAAGGCAGAACTATACGAAAAAGAGTCATTGTTTAGATAATGTTTAAGATGTCGTTTATAAGATGAAAGCGATTTGCTATTTCTAATGTTTTCACTTAGAGAATTTCAGAGGGCGACACAGACCATCTAACCTGTGAGAGATACATATGAGTCCTTGATATAGGTGTTTGTAACATATTATAAGAACGAGTGTTGTATGAATAGTATTTATTATACTATTATAAtgaaaaaagtatgaaaaaaatCTGGGAGTGACCCATTATAAAACCTAAAGAGAAAAATCCTATTTATATTTATAGAGCTCATTTAGGGTAAGCAAGTTAAAGTTTTTGAAAAGGGTGCAGAACGTGAGATTAAAGAAtagttgtaataataataaatgaacttataaagcgctaaaatctacgaagtattcaatagcgctgtacaaccctaatagaacgccaacttgaaaaaatgagtcttcaagcaaggcttgaactgactgagagtgggagaactccgcacagatatgggcagaccattccagagcttgggcccggcttatggaaaggcacggtcgccataggttttcagtttagttctgggaacagtgagagtgagtgtattgctagaACGCAAGGTATAACGAGTATTGACCTGGAAGGACAGATCGTCTGACAAATAGGCGGTTGTAACCTATTAATACATATGCAacatgtttgctgatgataGAAACATGTTTTTCACTTTAGTTTTAAATCAATATACAATCCTAGAAATTTAGCATAATCGGATACACATTCCATCACAAATTACTGAGACTTTTTATTAGTCACAAAATCTGTTGTCAAACACCATTAATGTTGTTTTACTTATTAAGTGACAATCGATTCGATTTTAGCCGGTCAGAAAGTTTGAGGAATTCGTTTCTGACAATTTGAAGAGCATTCTCTGAAGTTTGTGTTGGATAAAAAGAgtagtgtcatcagcaaacataATAAAGGAAACTTTATGCAAAGACGtgtaaatatcatttatatacataataaaaaGTAGTGGTCCTAAAATGGATCCTTGTGGAAAGCCAATATTGCAAGAAATACGTGACGAGCTTACACCATTATACGACACAAACTGATAACGAAAAGTAAATAACTCTGAAACCAGGTTAAAGATTTTTTCGTCCGACAACCAAAGATAAAACTCGGTAAATGATAATTTCCATTAAATTCACCAAACCTTTCCAATAGTGACCTCTCTACATCTGGTCAAAATGGTGCAAAGTAGAGTAACCATGGCAAAGGATatgtcatttcattttaatttgttcaAACGTCTTGTGTTGATCATCGCGTTCAAAATTCAAGTAGGAGACTGCAATCTCTTGTCCGACACAACATAGGGCGAGAATGAATATTGAATACTTATTGAAAGAGGCATTGAGGAAGAGGGGAGGGCGCAGGGAAGGAGCAGGGGAGGTGTAATGAAGATGTAGGGAAGATGCAGGGAAGACGCAGGGAAGGAGCAGGAGGTGGATTCCGGTTGTAGTAGGGAAGAGATTGGAGGGAAATACGCATaggttttttattatttataaactttgcttatccccccccccacccccaaccaacCCACTCTCCTTCCCGAAAAATCCTTCTCTAACACAAAAGACGATTTCTTTCAAGAAAAAGTAATACTTCTATTtcattttgattgttttatattaataaacaaatactatATTTACATTACGTGATACAACATGTGGTTATAAAAGTGATATTTGAATCGAGAATGTTCACGTCAATAAACTTTTACTAAAGAATctgaataataaaataaaatatgggaGCTTTCTCAGATATACTCACTCACATGGTTAACATTAGATTATAGATAAACAAGATCTAATAAATGAATTCACTTCGCTGAAATATATACCAACTAAACATTTCTATTGGATCACtaacaatataaatgaaataaataattgatgaaataaatcaaataatgcACAATAGTTTTCTTGCTACAATTTCACTATCCTGCTGTGAATAGCGTCACGTGAACAgccacattttattttttccagGAAGTCATCATCAAGCTTATAGTTATTGTAAACAGCTTTCGATGAGTATGGTCACGTGATTAGCCGACAGGCACACTCAAGTCTAGGACTGTTAACTGCAGGCATGCGAAAAACTGTTGTTGCCTAGAAACGAATGTCCAAAGGTCAGACATACATCTGTGACAAAGGTGTTACGCGCTTCACCATCAGATGACCTTCGACCTCAACTGGTTAAGGCATCAAATCGATGAGCAAGGATGTATATGTTGGTTGTTTATCATAGAGAGTCTTTATTCAACAGTCTCTTTAATTTCATTCACAGATGGAATAAACTCTCTTAGTTTTCTTGCTATCCTTGTcgctgtttctttcttctcatttGTTGTTGATTCGAAGAATATGAACTCGTCTAAAGACAGAAGCTCATTATCTAGAAACGAGGAAAAGAATACAAAAATCGTCAATATTCAAATAATTATGATAACTAGTTAAAATAAACAACACATCTAAGAACGTAACTAGATGTAATGATCATAAATACAAGAAGTTACTAATTACAACAGGACAAAGGTCACTTGGGAAGACATTTCAGTCCAGTAATTAAGAAACCAAATGTCAAAACTCATATAAGCAGAATTATTGCGCTtgtgcttgtgtgtgtgtttagcCTGAAAATGTTAACTACAGTGTAGTTTGAGGTTAAGTTAGATTGACTAAGTtgtgaaggaaatgaaaatggtCATTTTGGATTGGCGAAGATTTTGCTGGTACTTTAATTAACCACTAATTTTACAAAATGGTCCATTGTTAAGACGTCGACTCACAGGAAACTTACTATGAGAGACTACATATTATTCATAATATACATTTGGTACATATGCCTACAACAAAATGGCTATTAGTGTACTCTAACGAGAAGCTTCCAGGCGAAATAAGCTCGTCTGGTGgagtatttttaaatatttaagaatCAAAGTGGTTGATACATTTTAGCTCTTTACACACACCAAAGAAAAACCTACACTCACACacatatacaaaatgaaaatgtagtAATTGAATATATTATCTTACCATCCAAATCTGCTTGATCTAGAAGCCTTACAAATTCTCTGACACTATTGTTGTTGAATTGCACCATTGTCCATTCACACGCATCTATAAAACCATCTTCATTTATATCGAATCTGAGGAAGTCTTCTTCTGGTGTCATTTCTTCGAGATGATCGAACACGGATCTGGAAATAAGTGGACACAATAAATAAGTTAAAtggaaacaataaataaattgagGCAATCGGCTTCACTCTTCATGAGCATCGTCCGGTACTTAAATTGTAATGTTATTGTCACAGAACTTGT
Proteins encoded in this window:
- the LOC139984783 gene encoding uncharacterized protein → MESFLSQTLLLLLGLTSVVLGCSPQSQSANKKSNPSKGFLGANHIPPASHYKSKSKRSVFDHLEEMTPEEDFLRFDINEDGFIDACEWTMVQFNNNSVREFVRLLDQADLDDNELLSLDEFIFFESTTNEKKETATRIARKLREFIPSVNEIKETVE